The following proteins are encoded in a genomic region of Methylibium petroleiphilum PM1:
- a CDS encoding TetR/AcrR family transcriptional regulator produces MTRAAAPRVDKFAERRAELGAAALQALAELGYARTSLREIAQKSEFSHGVLHYYFKDKLDLILCSMRQYKARCVVRYDQVTAEATSFDELMTGFLAVLGETVRREAPLHRLWYDLRAQSLFDEGFRTDVAEIDKSLEKMMWRVMSRFAELAGEPLRLPASVIYATFDGLFQQCLLKHLSGDRQAISALQKNVRLVVVQLVGAPTRLQ; encoded by the coding sequence ATGACCCGCGCCGCCGCCCCCCGAGTCGACAAGTTCGCCGAGCGCCGTGCCGAGCTCGGCGCGGCTGCGCTGCAGGCCCTGGCCGAACTGGGCTATGCGCGCACCAGCCTGCGCGAGATCGCGCAGAAGTCCGAGTTCTCGCACGGCGTGCTGCACTACTACTTCAAGGACAAGCTCGACCTGATCCTGTGCAGCATGCGCCAGTACAAGGCGCGCTGCGTCGTGCGCTACGACCAGGTGACGGCGGAGGCCACCAGCTTCGACGAGCTGATGACGGGCTTCCTGGCCGTCCTCGGCGAGACGGTGCGCCGCGAGGCGCCGCTGCACCGCCTGTGGTACGACCTGCGCGCGCAATCGCTGTTCGACGAGGGCTTTCGCACCGACGTGGCAGAGATCGACAAGAGCCTCGAGAAGATGATGTGGCGCGTGATGTCGCGCTTCGCCGAACTGGCCGGCGAGCCGCTGCGCCTGCCGGCCAGCGTGATCTACGCGACCTTCGACGGCCTGTTCCAGCAGTGCCTGCTGAAGCACCTGTCGGGCGACCGGCAGGCGATCTCGGCGCTGCAGAAGAACGTGCGGCTGGTGGTGGTGCAGCTGGTCGGCGCGCCGACGCGGCTGCAGTAA
- a CDS encoding DUF5938 domain-containing protein yields the protein MSNKKPVVVYGASGYTGRLICEYLREYGIPFIAAGRSADKLQTAMQSNVPGIETASYEIAEVPHSVAALTELFRGASVVLNTVGPFAKFGPEVVEACLAARCHYTDTTGEQDWLITLDEQYGAQFAAAGLLLSPGLAHMYTTGEIAAQLCLETPGLDTLDIAVFWGGSPTIASTQTILVNAATSKAYYLDQNRYVEWQPDAGLYNVTIPGQHEAALALPWGGTSHPVWFKRDPRVATVKVLGGVFNKPLMQGVPLIVAAALKATEGMNPEERYAALAQTAAGVMNTMPPRENPRLNKSVDSVHASGPLARAHCVIFGNCNYKQTGLLQAFAAASLLQQAPRRVGFASGCQAFGHHELLGALRSFGLVQAPILTVHR from the coding sequence ATGAGCAACAAGAAGCCCGTCGTCGTCTACGGCGCCTCCGGCTACACCGGCCGCCTGATCTGCGAATACCTTCGCGAGTACGGCATCCCGTTCATCGCCGCGGGTCGCAGCGCGGACAAGCTGCAGACGGCGATGCAGTCCAACGTGCCGGGCATCGAGACCGCGAGCTACGAGATCGCCGAGGTGCCGCACAGCGTCGCGGCGCTGACCGAGCTGTTCCGCGGCGCGTCGGTGGTGCTGAACACCGTCGGACCGTTCGCGAAGTTCGGCCCGGAGGTCGTCGAGGCCTGCCTGGCCGCCCGCTGTCACTACACCGACACCACCGGCGAGCAGGACTGGCTGATCACGCTCGACGAACAGTACGGCGCCCAGTTCGCCGCCGCCGGCCTGCTGCTGTCGCCCGGCCTGGCGCACATGTACACCACCGGCGAGATCGCCGCGCAGCTGTGCCTCGAGACGCCGGGGCTCGACACGCTCGACATCGCCGTGTTCTGGGGCGGCAGCCCGACGATCGCGTCGACGCAGACCATCCTGGTCAATGCTGCGACGTCCAAGGCCTACTACCTCGACCAGAACAGGTACGTCGAGTGGCAGCCCGACGCGGGTCTCTACAACGTGACCATCCCGGGCCAGCACGAGGCCGCGCTGGCGCTGCCCTGGGGCGGCACCTCGCATCCGGTGTGGTTCAAGCGCGACCCGCGTGTGGCCACCGTCAAGGTGCTGGGCGGCGTGTTCAACAAGCCGCTGATGCAGGGCGTGCCGCTGATCGTCGCGGCGGCGCTGAAGGCGACCGAGGGCATGAACCCCGAGGAGCGCTACGCGGCGCTGGCCCAGACGGCCGCCGGCGTGATGAACACCATGCCACCACGCGAGAACCCGCGTCTCAACAAGTCGGTCGACTCGGTCCACGCGTCCGGCCCGCTGGCGCGCGCGCACTGCGTGATCTTCGGCAACTGCAACTACAAGCAGACCGGGTTGCTGCAGGCGTTTGCGGCGGCCTCGCTGCTGCAGCAGGCGCCCCGGCGCGTCGGCTTCGCCTCCGGCTGCCAGGCCTTCGGACATCACGAACTGCTCGGCGCCCTGCGCAGCTTCGGCCTGGTGCAGGCGCCGATCCTGACCGTCCACCGCTAG
- the gshA gene encoding glutamate--cysteine ligase — protein MVPHLITALNGPINELEQRILESMPAIERWFRLEWMEHTPPFYSSVDVRNAGFKLAPVDTNLYPGGFNNLTPEMLPLAVQAAMAAIEKICPEAKNLLLIPEKHTRNTFYLMNVQRLVQIFGAAGLNVRLGTLDDSITEPTRLALPDGSELTLEPLLRSKRRLGLKDFDPCTILLNNDLSAGIPKVLEGLHEQYLLPPLHAGWAVRRKSQHFQAYEEVAKKFAKLLGMDPWLINPMFAKCGKVNFQDGTGQECVQSHADALLGKIRRKYKEYGIQEKPFVIVKADAGTYGMGIMTVRDAKDLDELNRKARNKMSVIKDGQEVSEVIIQEGVPTYERMNDAVAEPVVYMIDRYVVGGFYRVHAERGIDENLNSPGASFVPLAFAESHHLPRPGEKPGASAPNRFYMYGVIGRLAMLGASYELEATDPDAEVYE, from the coding sequence ATGGTCCCCCACCTCATTACCGCCCTGAACGGACCGATCAACGAGCTGGAGCAGCGCATCCTCGAGTCCATGCCGGCGATCGAGCGCTGGTTCCGTCTCGAGTGGATGGAGCACACGCCGCCGTTCTACAGCTCCGTGGACGTGCGCAACGCCGGCTTCAAGCTGGCGCCGGTCGACACCAACCTCTACCCCGGCGGTTTCAACAACCTCACGCCCGAGATGCTGCCGCTGGCGGTGCAGGCGGCGATGGCGGCGATCGAGAAGATCTGCCCCGAGGCGAAGAACCTCCTTCTGATCCCCGAGAAGCACACCCGCAACACCTTCTACCTGATGAACGTGCAGCGTCTGGTGCAGATCTTCGGCGCTGCCGGCCTGAACGTGCGGCTGGGGACGCTGGACGACAGCATCACCGAGCCGACGCGCCTGGCGCTGCCCGACGGCTCCGAACTGACGCTCGAGCCGCTGCTGCGCAGCAAGCGCCGCCTGGGGCTGAAGGATTTCGACCCCTGCACCATCCTGCTCAACAATGACCTGTCCGCGGGCATCCCGAAGGTGCTCGAAGGCCTGCACGAGCAATACCTGCTGCCGCCGCTGCATGCCGGCTGGGCGGTGCGGCGCAAGAGCCAGCATTTCCAGGCCTACGAGGAAGTGGCCAAGAAGTTCGCCAAGCTGCTGGGCATGGATCCGTGGCTGATCAACCCGATGTTCGCCAAGTGCGGCAAGGTCAACTTCCAGGACGGCACCGGCCAGGAGTGCGTGCAGAGCCATGCCGACGCGCTGCTCGGCAAGATCCGCCGCAAGTACAAGGAGTACGGCATCCAGGAGAAGCCGTTCGTCATCGTCAAGGCCGATGCCGGCACCTACGGCATGGGCATCATGACGGTGCGCGACGCCAAGGACCTGGACGAGCTCAACCGCAAGGCGCGCAACAAGATGAGCGTCATCAAGGACGGCCAGGAGGTCTCCGAGGTGATCATCCAGGAGGGCGTGCCGACCTACGAACGCATGAACGACGCCGTGGCCGAGCCGGTGGTCTACATGATCGACCGCTACGTGGTCGGCGGCTTCTACCGCGTGCACGCCGAGCGGGGCATCGACGAGAACCTCAATTCGCCGGGGGCGAGCTTCGTGCCGCTGGCCTTCGCCGAGAGCCACCATCTGCCGCGGCCGGGCGAGAAACCCGGTGCCAGCGCTCCGAACCGCTTCTACATGTACGGCGTGATCGGACGGCTGGCGATGCTGGGCGCCAGCTACGAACTCGAAGCGACCGACCCCGACGCCGAGGTCTACGAGTAG
- a CDS encoding lipid-transfer protein: MANRVCIAGVGMIAFAKPGASEPYHLMAARAGRQALADAGIGYDALQQAYVGYVYGDSTSGQKAVYELGMTGIPVINVNNNCSTGSTALFLARQAVESGAADCVLALGFEQMKPGALGTVFDDRPSPFEDFDREAEALVGMPELPLALRYFGGAGLGHMQKYGTPLEAFARIRAKASRHAARNPLALLRKELSTEDVMNAPMLWPGVMTRLMACPPTCGAAAAVLVSEAYARKNGLRTDVAIRAQAMTTDRPDTFDSRDMMKVVGAGMSRAAAQSVYEQAGIGPEDLDVVELHDCFAHNELITYEALGLCPEGGAAAFIDAGDNTYGGRVVTNPSGGLLSKGHPLGATGLAQCYELTHQLRGTAEQRQVDGARVALQHNLGLGGACVVTLYEATA, encoded by the coding sequence ATGGCCAACAGAGTCTGCATTGCCGGCGTGGGCATGATCGCCTTCGCCAAGCCCGGCGCCAGCGAGCCCTATCACCTGATGGCCGCGCGGGCCGGTCGCCAGGCCCTGGCCGACGCCGGCATCGGCTACGACGCGCTGCAGCAGGCCTACGTGGGCTATGTCTATGGCGACTCCACGAGCGGCCAGAAGGCGGTCTACGAGCTCGGCATGACCGGCATCCCGGTGATCAACGTCAACAACAACTGCTCGACCGGCTCGACCGCGCTGTTCCTGGCGCGCCAAGCGGTGGAGAGCGGCGCCGCCGACTGTGTGCTGGCGCTCGGCTTCGAGCAGATGAAGCCCGGCGCGCTCGGCACGGTGTTCGACGACCGGCCCAGCCCCTTCGAGGACTTCGACCGCGAGGCCGAGGCCTTGGTGGGCATGCCGGAGCTGCCGCTCGCGCTGCGCTACTTCGGCGGGGCCGGCCTCGGCCACATGCAGAAGTACGGCACGCCGCTGGAGGCCTTCGCCCGGATCCGCGCCAAGGCCAGCCGCCACGCCGCGCGCAACCCGCTGGCGCTGCTGCGCAAGGAGCTCAGCACCGAGGACGTGATGAACGCGCCCATGCTCTGGCCCGGCGTGATGACGCGCCTGATGGCCTGCCCGCCCACTTGCGGCGCGGCGGCGGCGGTGCTCGTCTCCGAGGCCTACGCCAGGAAGAACGGCCTGCGCACCGACGTGGCGATCCGCGCCCAGGCCATGACCACCGACCGGCCCGACACCTTCGACAGCCGCGACATGATGAAGGTGGTGGGGGCCGGCATGAGCCGTGCCGCTGCGCAGAGCGTCTACGAGCAGGCCGGGATCGGTCCCGAGGATCTGGACGTGGTGGAACTGCACGACTGCTTCGCGCACAACGAGCTGATCACCTACGAGGCGCTCGGCCTGTGCCCCGAGGGCGGCGCCGCCGCCTTCATCGACGCCGGCGACAACACCTACGGCGGTCGCGTGGTCACCAACCCCTCGGGCGGCCTGCTCTCCAAGGGCCATCCGCTCGGCGCCACCGGCCTGGCGCAGTGCTACGAGCTGACCCACCAGCTGCGCGGCACGGCCGAGCAGCGCCAGGTCGACGGCGCGCGCGTCGCGCTGCAGCACAACCTGGGGCTGGGCGGGGCGTGCGTCGTGACCTTGTACGAAGCGACCGCCTGA
- a CDS encoding acyl-CoA synthetase produces the protein MRLVDYLDKGAQLGADAPCLTMGDADLSYADVQRISYRVARGLQRSGIAPGDKVAVLSSNHALAFACVFGIARAGAVWCPINPRNEASENRYVLDAFDCACVIFHSNYAPMVEQMRAGLPKLRLLVCLDQPAPFAAGFGDWLHGLGDEPLHVEPPDDLAMIAGTGGTTGSPKGVMLTGRNLETMSALTLMGYPFDGRPSYLALAPLTHAAGVLCLPVMALGGRVVIMPKPDLGEFLALIERHRITHTFLPPTLIYMLLQHERLATARLDSLQCFWYGAAPISAARLEEALTKIGPVMAQLFGQTEAPMMISMMSPREHFQTDGAVARARLSSAGRPGPLVQVATMDGEGRLLPTGETGEIVVRGSLVMAGYYKDPKATAEAGRHGWHHTGDIGRLDADGFLFIVDRAKDMIITGGFNVYSVEVEQALMQHPDVQDSAVIGLPDDKWGERVVAVLQLHAGRSVKPEDIQAFVKARIGSVKSPKQVEIWSDLPRSKVGKVLKKDIRASLLKPAESS, from the coding sequence ATGCGACTGGTCGACTACCTCGACAAGGGCGCCCAACTCGGCGCTGACGCGCCCTGCCTGACCATGGGCGACGCCGACCTGAGCTACGCCGACGTGCAGCGCATCAGCTACCGCGTCGCCCGCGGCCTGCAACGCTCGGGCATCGCACCGGGCGACAAGGTCGCGGTGCTGTCGAGCAACCACGCGCTGGCCTTCGCCTGTGTGTTCGGCATCGCGCGCGCCGGCGCCGTGTGGTGCCCGATCAACCCGCGCAACGAGGCGAGCGAGAACCGCTACGTGCTCGACGCCTTCGACTGCGCCTGTGTCATCTTTCACAGCAACTATGCGCCGATGGTCGAGCAGATGCGCGCCGGCCTGCCCAAGCTGCGGCTGCTGGTCTGCCTCGATCAGCCGGCGCCGTTCGCGGCGGGCTTCGGCGACTGGCTGCATGGTCTTGGCGACGAGCCGCTGCACGTCGAGCCGCCCGACGACCTGGCGATGATCGCGGGCACCGGCGGCACCACCGGCAGTCCCAAGGGCGTGATGCTGACCGGCCGCAACCTCGAGACGATGTCGGCGCTGACGCTGATGGGCTATCCGTTCGACGGGCGGCCTTCCTACCTGGCGCTGGCGCCGCTGACCCATGCGGCCGGCGTGCTGTGCCTGCCGGTGATGGCGCTGGGTGGCCGCGTGGTCATCATGCCGAAGCCCGATCTGGGCGAGTTCCTCGCGCTGATCGAGCGCCACCGCATCACCCACACCTTCCTGCCGCCGACGCTGATCTACATGCTGCTGCAGCACGAGCGCCTGGCCACGGCGAGGCTCGATTCGCTGCAGTGCTTCTGGTATGGCGCGGCGCCGATCTCGGCGGCGCGGCTCGAGGAGGCGTTGACCAAGATCGGCCCGGTGATGGCGCAGCTGTTCGGGCAGACCGAGGCGCCGATGATGATCTCGATGATGTCGCCCCGCGAGCACTTCCAGACCGACGGCGCGGTAGCGCGCGCGCGCCTGTCGTCGGCCGGCCGGCCCGGCCCGCTGGTCCAGGTGGCCACGATGGACGGCGAGGGCCGCCTGCTGCCCACCGGCGAGACCGGCGAGATCGTGGTGCGCGGCTCATTGGTGATGGCCGGCTACTACAAGGATCCCAAGGCCACGGCCGAGGCCGGCCGCCACGGATGGCACCACACCGGCGACATCGGCCGGCTCGATGCCGACGGCTTTCTCTTCATCGTCGACCGCGCCAAGGACATGATCATCACCGGCGGCTTCAACGTCTACTCGGTCGAGGTCGAGCAGGCGCTGATGCAGCATCCCGACGTGCAGGACAGCGCGGTGATCGGTCTGCCCGACGACAAGTGGGGTGAGCGCGTGGTGGCGGTGTTGCAGCTGCACGCCGGCCGCAGCGTGAAGCCCGAGGACATCCAGGCCTTCGTCAAGGCCCGCATCGGCAGCGTCAAGTCGCCCAAGCAGGTCGAGATCTGGTCCGACCTGCCACGTTCCAAGGTCGGCAAGGTCTTGAAGAAGGACATCCGTGCCTCGTTGCTGAAGCCTGCAGAATCGAGTTGA
- a CDS encoding benzoate/H(+) symporter BenE family transporter — protein MLRRFVTDFSLSAATAGFVATLVGFTSSVAIVFQAAQSFGATPAETSSWMWALGLGMGLTTLLPSLRWRQPAITAWSTPGAALLATAGAGYTMADAVGAFLVCAALITLAGVTGWFERVMSRIPVALASALLAGVLARFGIEAFAAARTALPLVLLMLAFYLVGRRFWPRYAIVVVLAVATGFVAFQGRLHTEAVSWSLAQPVFTAPRFSLAATVSLALPLFIVTMASQNLPGVAAIRAAGYAMPVSRLIAITGAATLLLAPFGAFAMNLAAITAAICMGREAHEDPARRYVAAAVCGLLYCVIGVFGAAVTGVLTAFPRELVVAIAGFALLGTIANALAAAFRDEGHREAALITFLVTLSGVTIAGIGAAFWGVVAGTIALVVQQWRKT, from the coding sequence ATGCTGCGCCGCTTCGTCACCGACTTCTCGCTCTCCGCCGCCACTGCCGGCTTCGTGGCCACGCTGGTCGGCTTCACCAGCTCGGTCGCCATCGTGTTCCAGGCGGCGCAGTCCTTCGGCGCGACGCCCGCGGAAACCAGCTCGTGGATGTGGGCGCTGGGGCTCGGCATGGGCCTGACGACGCTGCTGCCCTCGCTGCGGTGGCGCCAGCCGGCGATCACGGCCTGGTCGACGCCGGGCGCGGCGCTGCTCGCGACGGCCGGCGCGGGCTACACGATGGCGGATGCGGTGGGGGCCTTCCTCGTCTGCGCCGCCCTCATCACGCTGGCCGGCGTCACCGGCTGGTTCGAGCGGGTCATGAGCCGCATCCCGGTCGCGCTGGCGTCGGCGCTGCTGGCCGGCGTGCTGGCGCGCTTCGGCATCGAGGCCTTCGCCGCGGCGCGCACCGCGCTGCCGCTGGTGCTGCTGATGCTGGCGTTCTACCTGGTCGGCCGGCGCTTCTGGCCGCGCTACGCGATCGTGGTCGTGCTGGCGGTGGCGACCGGTTTCGTCGCCTTCCAGGGCCGCCTGCACACCGAGGCCGTCTCGTGGTCGCTCGCGCAGCCGGTCTTCACCGCGCCGCGCTTCAGCCTCGCGGCGACCGTGAGCCTGGCGCTGCCGCTGTTCATCGTCACCATGGCCTCGCAGAACCTGCCGGGCGTCGCGGCGATCCGTGCCGCCGGCTATGCGATGCCGGTGTCGCGGCTGATCGCGATCACCGGCGCGGCAACGCTGCTGCTGGCACCGTTCGGGGCCTTCGCGATGAACCTGGCGGCCATCACCGCGGCCATCTGCATGGGCCGCGAGGCGCACGAGGATCCGGCGCGGCGCTATGTCGCCGCGGCCGTCTGCGGCCTGCTGTACTGCGTGATCGGCGTGTTCGGCGCAGCGGTCACCGGCGTGCTGACGGCCTTTCCGCGCGAGCTGGTGGTCGCGATCGCCGGCTTCGCGCTGCTCGGCACGATCGCCAACGCGCTGGCGGCGGCCTTTCGCGACGAGGGGCACCGCGAGGCGGCGCTGATCACTTTCCTGGTCACGCTGTCGGGCGTCACGATCGCGGGCATCGGCGCGGCCTTCTGGGGCGTGGTCGCCGGCACGATCGCTCTCGTTGTGCAACAGTGGCGCAAGACCTGA
- a CDS encoding ammonium transporter — protein MRKLIASLATSLALGVAVLGFADVAMAQEAASAPAAAAVVEAAAAATPAAEASAPEAAPAAAAPVPNKGDVAWMLVSTLLVIMMSIPGLALFYGGLVRSKNMLSVLMQVFVVFSLISVLWFIYGYSLAFTEGNAYIGGFDRLFLKGVFDPATGAFAMGATFSKGVVIPEIVFVAFQATFAAITCGLIVGAFAERIKFSAVLLFVTLWFTFSYTPIAHMVWYWMGPDAYTGKEVVDAMNGKAGQIWQWGALDFAGGTVVHINAAVAGLVGAYMVGKRIGYGKEAFTPHSLTLTMVGASLLWVGWFGFNAGSALEAGNSAALAFLNTFSATACAVLAWCVGESLFKGKASMLGAASGAVAGLVAITPAAGNVGIVGAMVIGLVAGFACLWGVSGLKKLLGADDSLDVFGVHGVGGIVGALLTGVFNSPALGGPGYVTDWVTASVISAADYSIASQVWIQAKAVLLTIVWSGVVSVVAYKITDLVIGLRVSEDAEREGLDITSHGETAYHK, from the coding sequence ATGAGAAAGCTCATTGCCTCCCTCGCCACGTCGTTGGCGCTCGGCGTTGCGGTACTCGGTTTCGCCGATGTCGCGATGGCCCAGGAAGCTGCATCGGCGCCCGCCGCTGCCGCAGTCGTCGAAGCGGCCGCCGCCGCTACCCCTGCTGCCGAAGCCTCCGCGCCCGAAGCGGCGCCGGCCGCAGCCGCGCCCGTGCCCAACAAGGGCGACGTCGCGTGGATGCTGGTGTCCACGCTGCTGGTCATCATGATGTCGATCCCCGGCCTGGCGCTGTTCTACGGCGGCCTGGTGCGCAGCAAGAACATGCTGTCGGTGCTGATGCAGGTCTTCGTGGTGTTCTCGCTGATCAGCGTGCTGTGGTTCATCTACGGCTACAGCCTGGCGTTCACCGAAGGCAACGCCTACATCGGCGGCTTCGACCGGCTGTTCCTGAAGGGCGTGTTCGATCCCGCCACCGGCGCATTCGCGATGGGTGCCACCTTCAGCAAGGGCGTGGTCATCCCTGAGATCGTGTTCGTCGCCTTCCAGGCCACGTTCGCGGCGATCACCTGCGGCCTGATCGTCGGCGCCTTCGCCGAGCGCATCAAGTTCAGCGCGGTGCTGCTGTTCGTCACGCTGTGGTTCACCTTCAGCTACACGCCGATCGCCCACATGGTGTGGTACTGGATGGGTCCGGACGCCTACACCGGCAAGGAAGTGGTTGATGCCATGAATGGCAAGGCCGGCCAGATCTGGCAGTGGGGTGCGCTGGACTTCGCTGGCGGCACTGTGGTGCACATCAACGCCGCCGTCGCGGGTCTGGTGGGTGCCTACATGGTCGGCAAGCGCATCGGCTACGGCAAGGAAGCCTTCACGCCGCACTCGCTGACGCTGACGATGGTCGGTGCCTCGCTGCTGTGGGTGGGCTGGTTCGGCTTCAACGCGGGCTCCGCGCTGGAAGCCGGCAACAGCGCCGCGCTGGCCTTCCTGAACACCTTCTCGGCCACGGCCTGTGCCGTGCTGGCCTGGTGCGTCGGTGAGTCGCTGTTCAAGGGCAAGGCCTCGATGCTGGGTGCGGCGTCGGGTGCGGTGGCCGGCCTGGTGGCCATCACGCCGGCCGCCGGCAACGTCGGCATCGTCGGCGCCATGGTGATCGGCCTCGTCGCCGGCTTCGCCTGCCTGTGGGGTGTCAGCGGCCTGAAGAAGCTGCTCGGCGCGGACGATTCGCTCGACGTGTTCGGCGTCCATGGCGTCGGCGGCATCGTCGGTGCGCTGCTGACCGGCGTGTTCAACTCGCCGGCCCTGGGCGGCCCGGGCTACGTGACCGACTGGGTCACCGCCAGCGTCATCTCGGCGGCCGACTACTCGATCGCCTCGCAGGTGTGGATCCAGGCCAAGGCCGTGCTGCTGACCATCGTCTGGTCGGGCGTGGTCTCGGTGGTGGCCTACAAGATCACCGACCTGGTGATCGGCCTGCGCGTTAGCGAGGATGCCGAGCGCGAAGGCCTCGACATCACCTCGCACGGCGAGACCGCGTACCACAAGTGA
- a CDS encoding potassium transporter Kup, with the protein MHSRSSDPPTGSKLAALTLGAVGVVYGDIGTSPLYALKEVFAHGRIDITPDNIYGILSLVVWTLTVIVSLKYVLLILRADNNGEGGLIAMLALASTAVKERPVLRRRLLILGVFGTAIFFGDGVITPAISVLSAVEGLEVAAPGLHRYVVPVTLVVLTLLFAAQRFGTGGIGKFFGPVTAVWFIVLALLGVVHIVENPAVLAALSPHYALAFMWQHPGTAFVSLGAVVLCVTGAEALYADMGHFGKRPIRLAWFSLVMPALMINYFGQGAMLLQRPETVKNPFYEMAPEWALYPLIVLATLATVIASQALITAAFSVTKQAIQLGYFPRLRVTHTSVKETGQIYVPFVNWGLYACIVLAVVTFGSSSKLASAYGIAVTTDMLITTTMTFFVIRYSWKYPWALCVAATGFFFLVDAMFFAANAIKILDGGWFPLAIGAAMFTLMMTWKQGRRLMSERLREEAIDLKSFLESVFISPPTRVQGTAVFLAAEQGSTPNALLHNLKHNKVLHEQNLFVTVRHHEVPWIPFSKRCEIESLGHCCWQVTLNFGFKNEPDVPEALALLRGRGVQLDDMETSYFLSRDIVIPTIGKGMAIWREKLFCSMHRNAAAAADFLNLPTNRVVELGSKVEI; encoded by the coding sequence GTGCACTCTCGATCCTCCGATCCACCGACCGGCTCCAAGCTGGCGGCCCTGACCCTCGGCGCCGTCGGCGTCGTTTACGGCGACATCGGGACCAGTCCGCTGTATGCGTTGAAGGAGGTCTTCGCGCACGGGCGCATCGACATCACGCCGGACAACATCTACGGCATCCTGTCGCTGGTGGTGTGGACGCTGACGGTCATCGTCTCGCTCAAGTACGTGCTGCTGATCCTGCGCGCCGACAACAACGGCGAAGGCGGCCTGATCGCGATGCTGGCGCTGGCCTCCACGGCCGTGAAGGAGCGGCCCGTGCTGCGCCGGAGATTGCTGATCCTCGGTGTGTTCGGCACGGCGATCTTCTTCGGCGATGGCGTGATCACGCCCGCCATCTCGGTGCTGTCGGCGGTGGAAGGTCTGGAGGTCGCCGCGCCCGGGCTGCACCGCTACGTGGTGCCGGTGACGCTGGTGGTCCTGACGCTGCTGTTCGCCGCGCAGCGCTTCGGCACCGGCGGCATCGGCAAGTTCTTCGGGCCTGTGACGGCCGTGTGGTTCATCGTGCTGGCGCTGCTCGGCGTGGTGCACATCGTCGAGAACCCGGCGGTGCTGGCCGCGCTGAGCCCGCACTACGCTCTCGCCTTCATGTGGCAGCACCCCGGCACGGCCTTCGTGTCGCTCGGCGCGGTGGTGCTGTGTGTGACCGGGGCCGAGGCCTTGTATGCAGACATGGGTCACTTCGGCAAGCGGCCGATCCGCCTCGCGTGGTTCAGCCTCGTGATGCCGGCGCTGATGATCAACTACTTCGGCCAGGGCGCGATGCTGCTGCAGCGGCCGGAGACGGTGAAGAATCCGTTCTACGAGATGGCCCCCGAGTGGGCGCTCTACCCTCTGATCGTGCTGGCCACGCTGGCGACGGTGATCGCCTCGCAGGCGCTGATCACGGCCGCGTTCTCGGTCACCAAACAGGCGATCCAGCTCGGCTACTTCCCGCGCCTGCGGGTCACCCACACCTCGGTCAAGGAGACCGGACAGATCTACGTGCCGTTCGTGAACTGGGGGCTTTACGCCTGCATCGTGCTGGCGGTCGTGACTTTCGGCTCCAGCAGCAAGCTGGCCTCGGCCTACGGCATCGCGGTGACCACCGACATGCTGATCACCACGACGATGACCTTCTTCGTGATCCGCTACAGCTGGAAATACCCATGGGCGCTGTGCGTCGCTGCGACCGGCTTCTTCTTTCTGGTCGATGCGATGTTCTTCGCGGCCAACGCGATCAAGATCCTCGACGGGGGCTGGTTCCCGCTGGCCATCGGGGCGGCGATGTTCACGCTGATGATGACCTGGAAACAGGGGCGCCGGCTGATGAGCGAGCGCCTGCGCGAGGAGGCGATCGACCTGAAGAGCTTCCTGGAGTCGGTGTTCATCAGCCCGCCGACGCGGGTTCAGGGCACGGCGGTGTTCCTGGCGGCCGAGCAGGGCAGCACGCCGAACGCGCTGCTGCACAACCTCAAGCACAACAAGGTGCTGCACGAGCAGAACCTGTTCGTCACCGTCAGGCACCACGAGGTGCCGTGGATCCCGTTCAGCAAGCGCTGCGAGATCGAGTCGCTGGGCCACTGCTGCTGGCAGGTGACGCTGAATTTCGGCTTCAAGAACGAACCCGATGTGCCCGAGGCGCTGGCGCTGCTGCGGGGCCGTGGCGTGCAGCTCGACGACATGGAGACCAGCTATTTCCTGTCGCGCGACATCGTCATTCCGACCATCGGCAAGGGCATGGCCATCTGGCGCGAGAAGCTGTTCTGCAGCATGCACCGCAACGCGGCGGCGGCGGCTGACTTCCTGAACCTGCCGACCAACCGCGTCGTGGAGCTGGGCTCGAAGGTCGAGATCTGA